A part of Microbulbifer salipaludis genomic DNA contains:
- a CDS encoding BatA domain-containing protein has translation MESPAWLWLASALAIPLLIHLLRRSQPREITFAAVRWLQEKPARRWNKWILRDRWLLLLRLLLILLLALLLAQPLLLREAPPSDNTLLVDPAVPPQALAQFLAEHPQLTDRFWLHPNPEPLHHAPPPAVALWPALSQLAHNPRFRRAHILLNQTENPDGHRALRVSPHWQWHAVETSGAKADPTLPKIVQLGAEPAWLAPALGQLQEGPLPGLALQQRPASALTGLEDADWVIYAIPGALPEPLRAFVRDGGMLVTDARVTAEDALGFSKVDAGSDFIESGLADSGRSDSGLEAVAIGRGSWLRYRGDWSNENFFHNNALPQQLWAHWSAQDWPWLHRSRGHWSVGQPPGVPVEDAAVSREFSQPLHYPLLLAFVLLLLLERAVALSRPTLLHKGGARD, from the coding sequence ATGGAGTCACCCGCCTGGCTGTGGCTCGCCAGCGCGCTCGCGATCCCGCTGCTGATCCACCTGCTGCGCCGCAGCCAGCCCCGGGAAATTACCTTTGCCGCGGTGCGCTGGCTGCAGGAAAAACCGGCGCGACGCTGGAATAAATGGATTCTGCGCGACCGGTGGTTACTGTTGCTGCGACTGCTGCTGATCCTGTTGCTGGCCCTGCTGCTGGCACAGCCGCTTTTATTGCGCGAGGCACCGCCCTCCGACAACACCCTGCTGGTGGACCCGGCAGTGCCGCCGCAGGCCCTCGCGCAGTTCCTGGCAGAGCACCCCCAGCTCACCGACCGCTTCTGGCTGCACCCCAATCCCGAGCCGCTGCACCATGCTCCGCCGCCGGCGGTGGCGCTATGGCCGGCACTGTCGCAGCTCGCCCACAACCCTCGCTTCCGCCGCGCGCATATTCTGCTGAACCAGACGGAGAATCCCGACGGGCATCGCGCCCTGCGTGTCAGCCCGCACTGGCAGTGGCACGCGGTGGAAACCAGCGGTGCCAAAGCCGACCCGACACTGCCAAAAATCGTGCAGCTGGGTGCGGAGCCCGCGTGGCTGGCACCGGCCTTGGGGCAACTGCAGGAAGGCCCGCTGCCGGGGCTGGCCCTGCAACAGCGTCCGGCCTCGGCGCTGACCGGGTTAGAGGATGCGGACTGGGTGATTTACGCCATACCCGGTGCGCTGCCGGAGCCCCTGCGCGCATTTGTGCGCGACGGCGGCATGCTGGTGACCGATGCGCGGGTCACCGCGGAAGACGCGCTCGGTTTTTCGAAAGTGGACGCGGGCAGTGACTTTATTGAGAGTGGCCTTGCTGATAGCGGCCGTTCGGACAGCGGCCTTGAGGCCGTCGCTATCGGTCGCGGCAGCTGGCTGCGCTACCGGGGCGACTGGAGCAACGAAAACTTTTTCCACAACAACGCGCTGCCGCAACAGCTGTGGGCCCACTGGTCTGCACAGGACTGGCCCTGGCTGCACCGCTCCCGTGGCCATTGGTCGGTTGGCCAACCTCCCGGCGTACCGGTAGAAGATGCCGCGGTGAGCCGCGAATTTTCGCAACCGCTGCACTACCCCCTGCTGCTGGCGTTTGTACTGCTACTGCTGCTGGAGCGCGCCGTCGCACTCTCGCGCCCCACCCTGTTGCACAAGGGAGGTGCCCGTGACTGA
- a CDS encoding carbon-nitrogen hydrolase family protein, translating to MKDVCVAAVQMVSSDCVADNLARAHALLKEAAAAGAQLALLPEYFAHLSDQGSYAVAETFPQNGNASPELHPIQHALQSWSAELNLWILAGAVPLLERPDGAYAEGKRSRSACLLYDDRGVLRARYDKMHLFDVEVEDAAGSYRESASIEPGDEIRVASSPWAEIGLSICFDLRFPELYRKLASAGAEVFVVPAAFTHTTGKAHWETLLRARAIENGSFVIAAGQGGQHSEKRRTWGHSMIIDPWGTILAQAEEGEAVITAQLSAATLAKVRQRMPLLSMRRIP from the coding sequence ATGAAAGATGTTTGCGTCGCCGCGGTACAGATGGTCAGCAGCGACTGTGTTGCCGATAACCTGGCCCGCGCCCACGCCCTGTTGAAAGAGGCAGCCGCGGCGGGTGCACAGCTGGCATTGCTGCCGGAATACTTTGCGCACCTGTCAGATCAGGGCAGCTATGCCGTAGCGGAAACCTTTCCCCAGAATGGAAACGCCAGCCCGGAATTGCACCCGATCCAGCACGCGCTGCAGTCCTGGTCCGCCGAACTCAATCTGTGGATTCTGGCCGGCGCCGTGCCCCTACTGGAAAGACCCGACGGCGCTTATGCCGAGGGCAAGCGCAGCCGCTCGGCCTGCCTGCTCTACGACGACCGCGGCGTGCTGCGCGCGCGCTACGACAAGATGCATCTGTTTGATGTGGAGGTGGAAGACGCCGCGGGCAGCTACCGGGAATCCGCCAGTATCGAGCCCGGCGACGAAATACGCGTAGCCTCGTCACCTTGGGCAGAAATCGGCCTCAGTATCTGCTTCGATCTGCGCTTTCCCGAGTTGTATCGGAAGCTGGCCTCGGCCGGTGCCGAAGTCTTTGTGGTGCCGGCGGCCTTTACCCACACCACCGGCAAGGCCCATTGGGAAACCCTGCTGCGGGCGCGCGCGATCGAAAACGGCAGTTTTGTGATTGCCGCCGGTCAGGGCGGCCAGCATTCGGAAAAGCGACGAACCTGGGGCCACTCCATGATCATCGATCCCTGGGGCACCATTCTCGCGCAGGCGGAGGAGGGAGAGGCAGTGATCACCGCCCAGTTGAGTGCCGCCACACTCGCCAAGGTAAGACAGCGCATGCCGCTTCTGTCCATGCGCAGAATCCCGTAA
- a CDS encoding fumarylacetoacetate hydrolase family protein → MKLASLKSGRDGQLVVVSDDLTRMASAAEIAPTLQSALDDWAEKSVQLEALQEKLNRGEIEGEAFDQAQCHSPLPRAYHWADGSAYVNHVELVRKARNAEMPESFWTDPLMYQGGSDTFLAPREPVKMPQSEGFGIDFEAEIAVITDDVPMGVSAEDALKHIKLVMLVNDVSLRGLIPNELSKGFGFYQSKPSSAFSPVCVTPAQLGGNWKDGKLHLPLVSELNGEKFGEPKAGVDMTFHFGQLIAHAAKTRPLGAGTIIGSGTVSNKLDGGPGKPVKEGGVGYSCIAEIRMIETIQDGKPTTAFMQFGDRIAIEMLDDQGRSIFGRIEQTVEQA, encoded by the coding sequence GTGAAGTTAGCCAGCCTGAAGTCCGGCCGCGACGGTCAGCTTGTGGTGGTCAGTGATGACCTGACCCGCATGGCGTCCGCGGCGGAAATTGCTCCTACCCTGCAAAGCGCACTGGACGACTGGGCGGAAAAATCCGTGCAGCTCGAAGCGCTACAGGAAAAACTCAACCGCGGTGAAATCGAAGGCGAAGCCTTTGACCAGGCCCAGTGTCACTCGCCGCTGCCACGGGCCTACCACTGGGCCGACGGCTCCGCGTATGTCAATCACGTGGAACTGGTGCGCAAGGCGCGCAACGCGGAGATGCCGGAAAGCTTTTGGACCGACCCGCTAATGTACCAGGGCGGTTCCGATACCTTCTTGGCACCGCGCGAGCCGGTCAAGATGCCGCAGAGCGAAGGCTTCGGCATCGATTTTGAAGCGGAAATCGCGGTCATTACCGACGATGTGCCCATGGGTGTGTCTGCCGAGGATGCGCTCAAGCACATCAAGCTGGTAATGCTGGTGAACGATGTGTCCCTGCGCGGGCTGATTCCGAACGAGTTGTCCAAAGGCTTCGGCTTTTACCAGTCCAAACCCTCCAGTGCGTTTTCCCCGGTGTGCGTCACGCCCGCGCAGCTGGGTGGCAACTGGAAGGACGGCAAGCTGCACCTGCCGCTGGTCTCCGAGTTGAACGGCGAAAAGTTTGGCGAACCGAAAGCGGGTGTCGATATGACCTTCCACTTCGGTCAGTTGATTGCCCACGCCGCAAAAACCCGCCCGCTGGGTGCGGGCACCATCATTGGTTCGGGGACGGTATCCAACAAACTCGACGGCGGCCCCGGCAAGCCGGTAAAAGAGGGTGGTGTTGGTTACAGCTGCATCGCCGAGATCCGTATGATCGAAACCATTCAGGATGGAAAACCGACCACGGCGTTTATGCAGTTTGGTGATCGCATTGCCATTGAAATGCTGGATGATCAGGGCCGTTCCATTTTCGGCCGTATTGAGCAGACGGTAGAGCAAGCCTGA
- a CDS encoding VOC family protein, which yields MAIQRIHHVAYRCRDAKETVEFYRDLLGMDFQLAIAEDKVPSTGAPDPYMHIFLDAGQGNVLAFFELPNSPDMGRDENTPQWVQHIALEVESMDELLAMKQKLEDAGIDVLGPTDHTIFKSIYFFDPNGHRIELAANTAKPGMHKELKRVAEDMLEEWSRTKKAPRHAAWMHGDEEFKALDP from the coding sequence ATGGCAATACAACGTATCCATCATGTGGCGTATCGCTGCCGCGATGCCAAGGAGACCGTGGAGTTTTACCGCGATCTTCTGGGCATGGATTTCCAGCTCGCCATCGCCGAAGACAAGGTGCCCTCAACCGGGGCGCCAGATCCGTACATGCACATCTTTCTCGATGCGGGGCAGGGCAATGTGCTGGCATTTTTTGAGCTGCCCAACTCGCCGGACATGGGCCGCGATGAAAACACCCCGCAGTGGGTGCAGCATATTGCGCTGGAAGTGGAGAGCATGGACGAGCTGCTGGCGATGAAGCAGAAGCTCGAAGATGCGGGTATCGATGTGCTCGGCCCCACCGATCATACGATCTTCAAATCCATTTACTTCTTTGATCCGAACGGTCACCGCATCGAGCTGGCTGCTAATACCGCCAAGCCCGGTATGCACAAAGAGCTGAAGCGCGTGGCCGAGGATATGCTGGAAGAGTGGTCGCGCACCAAAAAGGCACCGCGTCATGCGGCGTGGATGCACGGTGACGAAGAGTTCAAAGCACTCGACCCGTAA
- the hppD gene encoding 4-hydroxyphenylpyruvate dioxygenase gives MADLFENPMGLDGFEFVEFTAPEKGILETVFDAMGFTKVARHRTKDVELWRQGDINFITNYEKGSHADYYAREHGPSACGLAFRVKDATFAYNAAIEKGAQPVEVKTGPMELRLPAIKGIGGATLYLIDRYKEGESIYDIDFHWLEGVDQHPQGCGFHTLDHLTHNVYRGRMDYWAKYYEDLFNFREIRYFDIKGEYTGLLSKAMTAPDGKIRIPLNEEAAGGGGQIEEYLMKYNGEGIQHIAFACDDLVACWDRLKERGMQFMTPPPDTYYDMLEERLPGHGEPTEEFKKRGILLDGTTEGGQPRLLLQIFSANMLGPVFFEFIQRKEDEGFGEGNFKALFESIERDQLQRGVIGKKGEEDAA, from the coding sequence TCACCAAGGTAGCGCGTCACCGCACCAAAGACGTTGAGCTGTGGCGTCAGGGTGACATCAACTTCATCACCAACTATGAGAAAGGCAGTCACGCGGACTACTACGCGCGCGAGCACGGTCCCTCGGCCTGTGGCCTGGCGTTCCGCGTAAAAGACGCGACCTTCGCGTACAACGCGGCGATCGAGAAGGGCGCGCAGCCGGTTGAAGTGAAGACTGGTCCGATGGAACTGCGTCTGCCGGCCATCAAGGGCATCGGCGGTGCCACCCTGTACCTGATCGACCGCTACAAAGAAGGCGAAAGCATCTACGACATCGACTTCCACTGGCTGGAAGGGGTCGACCAGCATCCGCAGGGCTGTGGTTTCCACACCCTGGACCACCTGACTCACAACGTGTATCGCGGTCGCATGGACTACTGGGCCAAGTACTACGAAGATCTGTTCAATTTCCGCGAGATCCGTTACTTCGATATCAAGGGCGAGTACACCGGCCTGCTGTCCAAGGCGATGACCGCACCGGACGGCAAGATCCGCATCCCGCTGAACGAAGAAGCGGCCGGCGGTGGCGGTCAGATCGAAGAGTACCTGATGAAATACAACGGGGAAGGAATCCAGCACATTGCCTTTGCCTGTGACGACCTGGTGGCCTGTTGGGACCGTCTCAAAGAGCGCGGCATGCAGTTCATGACGCCGCCGCCGGATACTTACTACGATATGCTGGAAGAGCGTTTGCCGGGTCACGGCGAACCCACCGAAGAATTCAAGAAGCGCGGTATTCTGCTCGACGGCACCACCGAGGGTGGCCAGCCGCGCCTGCTGCTGCAGATTTTCTCAGCCAACATGCTGGGCCCGGTATTCTTTGAGTTTATCCAGCGCAAGGAAGACGAAGGTTTTGGCGAGGGCAACTTCAAGGCCCTGTTTGAATCCATCGAACGCGATCAGTTGCAGCGCGGTGTGATTGGCAAAAAAGGCGAGGAAGACGCGGCCTGA